Proteins from one Pleuronectes platessa chromosome 16, fPlePla1.1, whole genome shotgun sequence genomic window:
- the LOC128459231 gene encoding prolactin, with amino-acid sequence MTHRRTRLFIMVVSYVMTSCGAVPINDLLDRASQRSDKLHLLSTTLSQELDSHFPPIGRLISPRPSMCHTSALQTPTDKTQALQVSESELLSLARSLLQAWDDPLSVLSSSAVSLPHPAQSSIFNKVRELQEHSKNLWDGLDVLSGKMGAADQTLSFLPYIGNDLGQDRISRLIDFHFLLSCFRRDSHKIDSFLKVLRCRATNTQPETC; translated from the exons ATGACTCACAGAAGAACCAGACTCTTCATCATGG tggtgTCCTACGTGATGACATCATGCGGCGCCGTCCCCATCAACGACCTGTTGGACCGAGCGTCACAGCGTTCAGACAAACTGCACTTGCTCAGCACCACACTGAGCCAGGagctg GACTCTCACTTCCCTCCGATTGGTCGGCTGATCTCGCCCCGCCCCTCGATGTGCCACACCTCCGCCCTGCAGACGCCCACCGACAAGACACAAGCTCTTCAAGTATCT GAGTCCGAGCTGCTGTCCCTGGCTCGCTCTCTGCTCCAGGCCTGGGACGACCCCCTGTCCGTCCTGTCCTCCTCGGCCGTCTCTCTGCCGCACCCGGCTCAGAGCAGCATCTTCAACAAGGTGCGCGAGCTGCAGGAGCATTCCAAGAACCTGTGGGACGGCCTGGACGTCCTCTCTGGGAAG atgggTGCAGCGGATCAGACCCTCTCCTTCCTGCCCTACATTGGCAACGACCTCGGCCAGGACAGGATTTCCAGACTGATCGacttccacttcctgttgtccTGCTTCCGACGGGACTCGCACAAGATCGACAGCTTCCTGAAGGTCCTGCGCTGCCGGGCCACGAACACGCAGCCCGAGACGTGCTGA
- the LOC128459232 gene encoding dual specificity protein phosphatase 3-like encodes MENREEPESFEVSVQQLNDLLTDHRGLFTRPSTDCDPVHPGICVGNESVAWSVTRLRRLGVTHVLNAAEGNSFMHVNTNAEFYAGTGFIYHGIPASDFDHFDISVYFEEAAEFIGKALEYNHGKGKVYVHCREGYSRSPTLVIAFLMLRQNMDVHTAVATVRRKREIGPNDGFLLQLCRLNRRLSAQQETWDQ; translated from the exons atggaGAACCGGGAGGAGCCGGAGAGCTTCGAGGTTTCGGTCCAGCAGCTCAACGACCTGCTGACGGATCACAGAGGCTTGTTCACCCGGCCCAGCACCGACTGTGACCCGGTGCATCCCGGGATCTGCGTCGGTAACGA GTCAGTGGCGTGGAGCGTGACGCGGCTGAGGCGTCTGGGCGTCACCCACGTCCTGAACGCGGCCGAGGGGAACTCCTTCATGCACGTCAACACCAACGCAGAGTTCTACGCCGGCACCGGCTTCATCTACCACGGGATCCCGGCCAGCGACTTCGACCACTTCGACATCAGCGTTTACTTCGAGGAGGCGGCAGAGTTCATCGGGAAGGCGCTGGAGTACAACCATgggaaag gCAAAGTGTACGTTCACTGCAGGGAGGGCTACAGCCGCTCGCCCACCTTGGTCATCGCCTTCCTGATGCTTCGCCAGAACATGGACGTCCACACGGCCGTGGCCACGGtgcggaggaagagagagatcgGACCCAACGACggcttcctgctgcagctctgtcgACTGAACCGGAGGCTGAGCGCCCAGCAGGAGACCTGGGaccagtga